In the genome of Poecilia reticulata strain Guanapo linkage group LG16, Guppy_female_1.0+MT, whole genome shotgun sequence, one region contains:
- the LOC103477561 gene encoding transmembrane protein 176B-like, which yields MSVTMSRTDGVTVFTVTSDPDSRWPPLCQILKSLCYSPVCCSASQQLRTVLKTSLSVLGAVHMMIGLLNIGLGVIIQLSYITPNFSYFTSFPYWMGSLFIMFGIMCILSEKYPSPCLIMLNVFANLVGAALAIAAIVLYSILEGDMYVWLSCDDRYDYGYYYRRTTPSPPADAAYLKEMCLEGKLMIRMLLRGITGVLVVLSVVELCVTISCAVLGIKALRRTGNKPNQTSDEPEYFKPLLEEVTTDPTV from the exons ATGTCTGTGACCATGAGCAGGACCGACGGGGTCACCGTGTTcactgtgacctctgaccctgacAGCCGCTGGCCTCCGCTGTGCCAGATCCTGAAGAGCCTTTGCTACAGCCCGGTGTGCTGCTCCGCGTCCCAGCAGCTGAGGACGGTCCTGAAGACGTCTCTGTCCGTCCTCGGG GCCGTCCACATGATGATCGGCCTGCTTAACATTGGCCTTGGCGTCATCATCCAGCTGTCATACATTACTCCTAACTTTTCCTACTTCACTTCTTTTCCCTACTGGATGGGATCTCTG ttcattATGTTTGGCATCATGTGCATTTTATCTGAGAAGTATCCAAGTCCATGTCTG ATCATGCTCAATGTGTTTGCCAACCTGGTTGGTGCTGCTCTTGCCATTGCTGCCATCGTGCTCTACAGTATATTGGAGGGAGACATGTATGTGTGGCTTTCCTGCGATGACAGGTACGACTACGGCTACTATTACAGACGCACCACGCCAAGCCCACCAGCTGATGCTGCGTACTTGAAGGAGATGTGCTTGGAAGGCAAATTGATGATCCGG ATGCTGCTGAGGGGCATCACTGGGGTCCTGGTCGTCCTGTCGGTGGTGGAGCTCTGCGTCACCATCAGCTGCGCCGTGTTGGGGATCAAAGCTCTGAGACGCACCGGCAACAAACCAAACCAG
- the LOC103477562 gene encoding uncharacterized protein LOC103477562 → MSVSVDADDGGTVVTIATDNRSTLAQWRQVVRTRSCGPSWRSAPKGSSVVGALGTVQVMVGVFNVGLGPERVETFPYWLGVPFIAAGVLSLLADRFPLRCLTGFSVFLNIAGSILSVVAIVLYAVHLSSFTVIGMCGILDETNSKNCIFLANLAQKLLRGVDITMIVMSVLQLCVCLSLAVLGNKAFYYRRKDVKDVLIQQPLVKVGHMTSPGA, encoded by the exons ATGTCCGTCTCAGTGGATGCAGACGACGGAGGGACtgttgttaccatagcaacggacAATCGGAGCACGTTAGCGCAATGGCGTCAGGTCGTCAGGACTCGTTCCTGCGGCCCATCATGGCGGTCAGCGCCCAAAGGGAGCAGCGTGGTCGGAGCTCTCGGG ACTGTGCAGGTCATGGTCGGCGTGTTCAACGTTGGACTCGGACCAGAACGTGTAGAAACGTTTCCTTACTGGCTGGGAGTTCCT ttcaTTGCAGCCGGAGTCTTGTCTCTCCTTGCAGACAGATTTCCTCTCCGCTGCCTG ACGGGCTTTTCCGTCTTTCTCAACATAGCCGGATCCATCCTCTCCGTTGTGGCCATTGTGCTGTATGCAGTACATTTGTCCAGCTTCACTGTCATTGGGATGTGTGGGATCCTGGATGAAACAAACTCCAAAAACTGCATATTCTTGGCTAATTTAGCTCAG aaactgctgagaGGCGTGGACATCACCATGATCGTCATGTCGGTCCTCCAGCTCTGTGTCTGCCTCAGCCTCGCAGTCCTGGGCAACAAGGCTTTCTACTACAGGAGGAAG gatGTCAAAGATGTTTTGATCCAGCAGCCATTGGTTAAAGTTGGTCACATGACCAGTCCTGGAGCCTAA